One Desmodus rotundus isolate HL8 chromosome 4, HLdesRot8A.1, whole genome shotgun sequence DNA segment encodes these proteins:
- the ZMIZ1 gene encoding zinc finger MIZ domain-containing protein 1 isoform X2, whose amino-acid sequence MNSMDRHIQQTNDRLQCIKQHLQNPANFHNAATELLDWCGDPRAFQRPFEQSLMGCLTVVSRVAAQQGFDLDLGYRLLAVCAANRDKFTPKSAALLSSWCEELGRLLLLRHQKSRQSDAPPGKLPMQPPLNSMSSMKPTLSHSDGSFPYDPVPWQQNTNQPPGSLSVVTTVWGVTNTSQSQVLGNPMANANNPMNPGGNPMASGMTTSNPGLNSPQFAGQQQQFSAKAGPAQPYIQQGMYGRPNYPGSGGFGASYPGGPNAPASMGIPPHTRPPADFSQPAAAAAAAAVAAAAATATATATATVAALQETQNKDINQYGPMGPTQAYNSQFMNQPGPRGPASMGGSMNPASMAAGMTPSGMSGPPMGMNQPRPPGISPFGTHGQRMPQQTYPGPRPQSLPIQSIKRPYPGEPNYGNQQYGPNSQFPTQPGQYPTPNPPRPLTSPNYPGQRMPSQPSTGQYPPPTVNMGQYYKPEQFNGQSNTFSGSSYSNYSQGNVNRPPRPVPVANYPHSPVPGNPTPPMTPGSSIPPYLSPSQDVKPPFPPDIKPNMTALPPPPATHNDELRLTFPVRDGVVLEPFRLEHNLAVSNHVFHLRPTVHQTLMWRSDLELQFKCYHHEDRQMNTNWPASVQVSVNATPLTIERGDNKTSHKPLHLKHVCQPGRNTIQITVTACCCSHLFVLQLVHRPSVRSVLQGLLKKRLLPAEHCITKIKRNFSSVAASSGNTTLNGEDGVEQTAIKVSLKCPITFRRIQLPARGHDCKHVQCFDLESYLQLNCERGTWRCPVCNKTALLEGLEVDQYMWGILNAIQHSEFEEVTIDPTCSWRPVPIKSDLHIKDDPDGIPSKRFKTMSPSQMIMPNVMEMIAALGPGPSPYPLPPPPGATNSNDYSGQGNNYQGHGNFDFPHGNPGGTSMNDFMHGPPQLSHPPDMPNNMAALEKPLSHPMQETMPHAGSSDQPHPSIQQGLHVPHPSSQSGPPLHHSGAPPPPSQPPRQPPQAAPSNHPHSDLTFNPSSALEGQAGAQGASDMPEPSLDLLPELTNPDELLSYLDPPDLPSNSNDDLLSLFENN is encoded by the exons CCCTGCTGTCCTCCTGGTGCGAGGAGCTCGGCCGCCTGCTGCTGCTCCGCCATCAGAAGAGCCGCCAGAGCGACGCCCCTCCCGGGAAACTCCCCATGCAGCCCCCCCTCAATTCCATGAGCTCCATGAAACCCACTCTGTCGCACAG TGATGGGTCATTCCCCTATGACCCTGTCCCGTGGCAGCAGAATACCAACCAGCCTCCCGGCTCCCTCTCCGTGGTCACCACAGTTTGGGGAGTAACCAACACATCCCAGAGCCAG GTCCTCGGGAACCCTATGGCCAATGCCAACAACCCCATGAATCCAGGCGGCAACCCCATGGCATCGGGCATGACCACCAGCAACCCCGGCCTCAACTCCCCCCAGTttgctgggcagcagcagcagttcTCAGCCAAGGCTGGTCCCGCACAGCCCTACATCCAGCAGGGCATGTACGGCCGGCCCAACTACCCCGGCAGCGGGGGCTTTGGGGCCAG TTACCCTGGGGGTCCTAATGCCCCCGCAAGCATGGGCATCCCTCCGCACACCAGGCCGCCAGCTGACTTCAGTCAGCCGGCAGCCGCTGCCGCAGCAGCTGCAGTGGCAGCAGCGGCAGCCACGGCCACTGCCACAGCCACTGCCACTGTGGCAGCCTTGCAGGAGACACAGAATAAGGATATAAACCAATATGGACCG ATGGGTCCCACCCAGGCGTATAACAGCCAATTCATGAACCAGCCCGGGCCGCGGGGGCCTGCCTCCATGGGGGGCAGCATGAACCCTGCAAGCATGGCAGCAGGCATGACACCATCGGGGATGAGCGGCCCTCCCATGGGCATGAACCAGCCCCGGCCGCCTGGCATCAGCCCCTTTGGCACACATGGGCAGCGGATGCCCCAGCAGACCTACCCGGGCCCCCGGCCCCAGTCCCTTCCTATTCAGAGCATAAAGAGGCCATACCCAGGAGAG CCCAACTATGGAAACCAGCAATACGGACCAAACAGCCAGTTCCCCACACAGCCAGGCCAGTACCCCACTCCCAACCCCCCACGGCCGCTCACCTCACCCAACTACCCCGGGCAAAGGATGCCCAGCCAGCCGAGCACCGGGCAGTACCCACCCCCAACGGTCAACATGGGGCAGTATTACAAG CCAGAGCAGTTTAACGGACAAAGTAACACCTTCTCGGGAAGCAGCTACAGTAACTACAGCCAAGGGAATGTCAATAGG ccTCCCAGGCCAGTTCCTGTGGCAAACTACCCCCACTCACCTGTTCCAGGGAATCCCACACCCCCCATGACCCCTGGGAGCAGCATCCCCCCATACCTGTCCCCCAGCCAAGATGTTAAACCACCCTTCCCGCCTGACATCAAGCCAAATATGACTGCTCTGCCACCACCCCCGG ccacccacaATGATGAGCTGCGACTCACGTTCCCAGTGCGGGACGGTGTGGTACTGGAGCCCTTCCGCCTTGAGCACAATCTGGCCGTCAGCAACCATGTCTTTCACCTGAGGCCCACAGTCCACCAGACGCTGATGTGGAG gTCTGATCTGGAGCTGCAGTTCAAGTGCTACCACCACGAGGACCGGCAGATGAACACCAACTGGCCGGCCTCGGTGCAGGTCAGCGTGAATGCCACGCCCCTCACCATCGAGCGTGGTGACAACAAGACCTCCCACAAGCCCCTACATCTGAAGCACGTGTGCCAGCCAGGCCGCAACACCATCCAGATCACCGTCACGGCCTGCTGCTGT TCCCACCTCTTCGTGCTGCAGCTGGTCCACCGGCCATCTGTGCGCTCCGTGCTGCAAGGCCTCCTCAAGAAGCGCCTCCTGCCCGCAGAGCACTGCATCACCAAAA TCAAGAGGAATTTCAGCAGCGTGGCAGCCTCATCAGGAAACACAACCCTCAATGGGGAGGACGGCGTGGAGCAGACAGCCATCAAAGTGTCTCTGAAATGCCCCATCACATTCCGGCGTATCCAGCTGCCTGCTCGAGGTCACGACTGCAAGCACGTCCAG TGCTTTGACCTGGAATCATACCTGCAGCTGAATTGCGAGAGAGGGACCTGGAGGTGTCCAGTGTGCAA tAAAACCGCTCTGCTCGAGGGCCTGGAGGTGGATCAGTACATGTGGGGCATCCTCAATGCCATCCAACA CTCCGAATTTGAAGAGGTCACCATTGATCCCACATGCAGCTGGCGGCCAGTGCCCATCAAGTCGGACCTACACATTAAGGATGACCCTGACGGCATCCCCTCTAAGCGGTTTAAGACCATGAGTCCTAGCCAAATGATCATGCCCAATGTCATGGAGATGATCGcagctctgggccctggcccatccccctacccactcccacctccacctggggCCACCAACTCCAACGACTATAGCGGCCAAG GCAACAACTACCAGGGCCATGGCAACTTTGACTTCCCCCATGGGAACCCCGGTGGGACATCCATGAACGACTTCATGCATGGTCCCccccagctctcccaccccccggACATGCCCAACAACATGGCTGCCCTCGAGAAACCCCTCAGCCACCCCATGCAGGAAACT ATGCCACACGCTGGCAGTTCTGACCAGCCCCATCCCTCCATACAACAAGGTTTGCACGTCCCACACCCCAGCAGCCAGTCAGGGCCTCCATTACATCACAGtggggctcctcctcctccttcccagcctccccGGCAACCGCCACAGGCCGCTCCCAGCAACCATCCACACAGCGACCTGACCTTTAACCCCTCCTCAGCCTTAGAGGGTCAGGCCGGAGCACAGGGAGCATCTGACATGCCGGAGCCTTCGCTGGAT CTCCTTCCAGAACTCACAAATCCCGACGAGCTCCTCTCATACCTGGACCCCCCCGACCTGCCGAGCAATAGTAATGATGACCTCCTGTCTCTCTTTGAGAACAACTGA
- the ZMIZ1 gene encoding zinc finger MIZ domain-containing protein 1 isoform X5 gives MQPPLNSMSSMKPTLSHSDGSFPYDPVPWQQNTNQPPGSLSVVTTVWGVTNTSQSQVLGNPMANANNPMNPGGNPMASGMTTSNPGLNSPQFAGQQQQFSAKAGPAQPYIQQGMYGRPNYPGSGGFGASYPGGPNAPASMGIPPHTRPPADFSQPAAAAAAAAVAAAAATATATATATVAALQETQNKDINQYGPVCSSFQMGPTQAYNSQFMNQPGPRGPASMGGSMNPASMAAGMTPSGMSGPPMGMNQPRPPGISPFGTHGQRMPQQTYPGPRPQSLPIQSIKRPYPGEPNYGNQQYGPNSQFPTQPGQYPTPNPPRPLTSPNYPGQRMPSQPSTGQYPPPTVNMGQYYKPEQFNGQSNTFSGSSYSNYSQGNVNRPPRPVPVANYPHSPVPGNPTPPMTPGSSIPPYLSPSQDVKPPFPPDIKPNMTALPPPPATHNDELRLTFPVRDGVVLEPFRLEHNLAVSNHVFHLRPTVHQTLMWRSDLELQFKCYHHEDRQMNTNWPASVQVSVNATPLTIERGDNKTSHKPLHLKHVCQPGRNTIQITVTACCCSHLFVLQLVHRPSVRSVLQGLLKKRLLPAEHCITKIKRNFSSVAASSGNTTLNGEDGVEQTAIKVSLKCPITFRRIQLPARGHDCKHVQCFDLESYLQLNCERGTWRCPVCNKTALLEGLEVDQYMWGILNAIQHSEFEEVTIDPTCSWRPVPIKSDLHIKDDPDGIPSKRFKTMSPSQMIMPNVMEMIAALGPGPSPYPLPPPPGATNSNDYSGQGNNYQGHGNFDFPHGNPGGTSMNDFMHGPPQLSHPPDMPNNMAALEKPLSHPMQETMPHAGSSDQPHPSIQQGLHVPHPSSQSGPPLHHSGAPPPPSQPPRQPPQAAPSNHPHSDLTFNPSSALEGQAGAQGASDMPEPSLDLLPELTNPDELLSYLDPPDLPSNSNDDLLSLFENN, from the exons ATGCAGCCCCCCCTCAATTCCATGAGCTCCATGAAACCCACTCTGTCGCACAG TGATGGGTCATTCCCCTATGACCCTGTCCCGTGGCAGCAGAATACCAACCAGCCTCCCGGCTCCCTCTCCGTGGTCACCACAGTTTGGGGAGTAACCAACACATCCCAGAGCCAG GTCCTCGGGAACCCTATGGCCAATGCCAACAACCCCATGAATCCAGGCGGCAACCCCATGGCATCGGGCATGACCACCAGCAACCCCGGCCTCAACTCCCCCCAGTttgctgggcagcagcagcagttcTCAGCCAAGGCTGGTCCCGCACAGCCCTACATCCAGCAGGGCATGTACGGCCGGCCCAACTACCCCGGCAGCGGGGGCTTTGGGGCCAG TTACCCTGGGGGTCCTAATGCCCCCGCAAGCATGGGCATCCCTCCGCACACCAGGCCGCCAGCTGACTTCAGTCAGCCGGCAGCCGCTGCCGCAGCAGCTGCAGTGGCAGCAGCGGCAGCCACGGCCACTGCCACAGCCACTGCCACTGTGGCAGCCTTGCAGGAGACACAGAATAAGGATATAAACCAATATGGACCG GTCTGTTCCTCTTTCCAGATGGGTCCCACCCAGGCGTATAACAGCCAATTCATGAACCAGCCCGGGCCGCGGGGGCCTGCCTCCATGGGGGGCAGCATGAACCCTGCAAGCATGGCAGCAGGCATGACACCATCGGGGATGAGCGGCCCTCCCATGGGCATGAACCAGCCCCGGCCGCCTGGCATCAGCCCCTTTGGCACACATGGGCAGCGGATGCCCCAGCAGACCTACCCGGGCCCCCGGCCCCAGTCCCTTCCTATTCAGAGCATAAAGAGGCCATACCCAGGAGAG CCCAACTATGGAAACCAGCAATACGGACCAAACAGCCAGTTCCCCACACAGCCAGGCCAGTACCCCACTCCCAACCCCCCACGGCCGCTCACCTCACCCAACTACCCCGGGCAAAGGATGCCCAGCCAGCCGAGCACCGGGCAGTACCCACCCCCAACGGTCAACATGGGGCAGTATTACAAG CCAGAGCAGTTTAACGGACAAAGTAACACCTTCTCGGGAAGCAGCTACAGTAACTACAGCCAAGGGAATGTCAATAGG ccTCCCAGGCCAGTTCCTGTGGCAAACTACCCCCACTCACCTGTTCCAGGGAATCCCACACCCCCCATGACCCCTGGGAGCAGCATCCCCCCATACCTGTCCCCCAGCCAAGATGTTAAACCACCCTTCCCGCCTGACATCAAGCCAAATATGACTGCTCTGCCACCACCCCCGG ccacccacaATGATGAGCTGCGACTCACGTTCCCAGTGCGGGACGGTGTGGTACTGGAGCCCTTCCGCCTTGAGCACAATCTGGCCGTCAGCAACCATGTCTTTCACCTGAGGCCCACAGTCCACCAGACGCTGATGTGGAG gTCTGATCTGGAGCTGCAGTTCAAGTGCTACCACCACGAGGACCGGCAGATGAACACCAACTGGCCGGCCTCGGTGCAGGTCAGCGTGAATGCCACGCCCCTCACCATCGAGCGTGGTGACAACAAGACCTCCCACAAGCCCCTACATCTGAAGCACGTGTGCCAGCCAGGCCGCAACACCATCCAGATCACCGTCACGGCCTGCTGCTGT TCCCACCTCTTCGTGCTGCAGCTGGTCCACCGGCCATCTGTGCGCTCCGTGCTGCAAGGCCTCCTCAAGAAGCGCCTCCTGCCCGCAGAGCACTGCATCACCAAAA TCAAGAGGAATTTCAGCAGCGTGGCAGCCTCATCAGGAAACACAACCCTCAATGGGGAGGACGGCGTGGAGCAGACAGCCATCAAAGTGTCTCTGAAATGCCCCATCACATTCCGGCGTATCCAGCTGCCTGCTCGAGGTCACGACTGCAAGCACGTCCAG TGCTTTGACCTGGAATCATACCTGCAGCTGAATTGCGAGAGAGGGACCTGGAGGTGTCCAGTGTGCAA tAAAACCGCTCTGCTCGAGGGCCTGGAGGTGGATCAGTACATGTGGGGCATCCTCAATGCCATCCAACA CTCCGAATTTGAAGAGGTCACCATTGATCCCACATGCAGCTGGCGGCCAGTGCCCATCAAGTCGGACCTACACATTAAGGATGACCCTGACGGCATCCCCTCTAAGCGGTTTAAGACCATGAGTCCTAGCCAAATGATCATGCCCAATGTCATGGAGATGATCGcagctctgggccctggcccatccccctacccactcccacctccacctggggCCACCAACTCCAACGACTATAGCGGCCAAG GCAACAACTACCAGGGCCATGGCAACTTTGACTTCCCCCATGGGAACCCCGGTGGGACATCCATGAACGACTTCATGCATGGTCCCccccagctctcccaccccccggACATGCCCAACAACATGGCTGCCCTCGAGAAACCCCTCAGCCACCCCATGCAGGAAACT ATGCCACACGCTGGCAGTTCTGACCAGCCCCATCCCTCCATACAACAAGGTTTGCACGTCCCACACCCCAGCAGCCAGTCAGGGCCTCCATTACATCACAGtggggctcctcctcctccttcccagcctccccGGCAACCGCCACAGGCCGCTCCCAGCAACCATCCACACAGCGACCTGACCTTTAACCCCTCCTCAGCCTTAGAGGGTCAGGCCGGAGCACAGGGAGCATCTGACATGCCGGAGCCTTCGCTGGAT CTCCTTCCAGAACTCACAAATCCCGACGAGCTCCTCTCATACCTGGACCCCCCCGACCTGCCGAGCAATAGTAATGATGACCTCCTGTCTCTCTTTGAGAACAACTGA